The Bacteroidota bacterium sequence GAGGTAGTTTGTATAAAATTGCTGTTTTTTTGGCTGCTGTATTAATAATGGTTATCATTTTTGGCTCTTTGATGTATATTATTGAAGGGAGTGAAAGTGGATTTACCAGTATTCCAAGAAGCATTTATTGGGCAATAGTAACACTAACAACAGTTGGTTATGGAGATATTGCACCAGTTACAGTTCTGGGGCAAACACTTGCTTCCATTATTATGATAATGGGTTATTCCATAATTGCTGTTCCGACAGGTATCGTAACTGCCGAAATGACGAAAAAGAAACTTGAAGTTAATACGCATGTTTGTCAAAATTGCAACGAAAACAAGCATGATGACAATGCGGAATTCTGCAAGGGTTGTGGGCATGAACTTTAAAAAAGAATTAAAACCAATTCCACATTATAGAATTAGAATAAAATATCCCAGTCTAATTTTTTTCCAGCTTCCCCATATTTTTCAGGAATAACTTTCCAATTGTTTAAGGTTTCTGGATTTACCGGACTATTTTCTTCAATCCATTTCATGACCAAATAGCGTAAATCTACTTCGGTAGATGTAAGAATTCGATCAGCCAGCGAATCTTTTTGTATTCCAGATCCAATAGTCAAGTGCCCACCACCACCTTGTCCTCTGTAGGAGTTGATTGCTACTTGATAGGTTTCAGTGGGATCAAATATTCGCTTATCTGTAAGTGAAAGAATTTGAACGCGATGACCAATTTCTTTGGTTACATCTACAGTATATTGAATTCCAGCTGCACTTTCAAAATTGTAGAATGCATTTTTCAGTCGTAGTTTTTCATTCTCTTTATCTTCAAAAAGCATCAAATGATCTTTCCTTTTTTTCATTACATCGAATCGCAAACCATAAGCATATTCTAAAGCATCTTTAATTTCCTGTCCACTAAGCGACATGGTATAAAGCAAGTTTTCGTATTTGTATAGCCTGAACATGTCTCTGATGTAAATTTCTCCTGAATCAATAACACTATTGTAAGACAATGGTGCTGTAAATGAAATATCCGCATTTGTTATTTCAAGTTGAATTTTATGAATCAGATCGGTAAAGGCAGCTGGACCAAAAAAGGATTCTTTGCTGTCAATGCTTTTGCTAAATATCCCAATTTTAGTCGAAACAAAAGATTTAACTTCCTCGAAATCCGATTGAAATGTGGCCATGAAAGCCGAGTCGGCTATAAAGTTATTGCTGGCAATTAAATTACCCGATATTTCTTTTTCATATTCTTTTGAATCTTCATTATACGTGAAAACAATAGTTGCTTCTGCCATGAATTTTGCTGAATTATCTGGATCAAGTATCAAAACGCTCTTTTTATTTGGTCCTTCAATAAACTTATTTACTGCTTGATGATCATGTCCTGCAAATATGATATCAAAACCAGCTACTTTCTGAGCCACCAGTTCAACTGCATTTTCATTTTTATAGGTGTGCTCATCTTGATTATTATTGGTGTAATCCAATCCTGAATGAAACAGTCCAATAATCAAATCCGGTTTCTCATTTTTTTGAAGTATTTCCATCCAATCGCTAGCAGATTCCAACATATCTGAATACTCCATCCCAGACCATATTTGCTCGGGCAACCAATTTGGAATAGCTGGTGTTATTAAACTTAAAATGGCAATTTTAAATCCTTTGCGTTTGATTATGTGATAGGGCTGAAAGTAAGTTGTCCCATCTTCTTTCATGGCATTGGCTGCCATCCATGGAAAATCAAATTCATGAACTAGTTTGTCATATACATCATGTCCGGCTTCAATATCGTGATTGCCAACCGTAGCCGCATCATAGCCCATGTAATTCATTACTTTAGCACAAATATGCTCTTGTTTTGTTTTTACAAAATTGGAGTA is a genomic window containing:
- a CDS encoding bifunctional metallophosphatase/5'-nucleotidase; the encoded protein is MRKISTHNLKFLLLIPLSIIIMSCSKQETVTIKIFETSDVHGAIFPYDFNTDKEVDHSLAQLMTYIKQERANKEQEVILLDNGDILQGQPIVYYSNFVKTKQEHICAKVMNYMGYDAATVGNHDIEAGHDVYDKLVHEFDFPWMAANAMKEDGTTYFQPYHIIKRKGFKIAILSLITPAIPNWLPEQIWSGMEYSDMLESASDWMEILQKNEKPDLIIGLFHSGLDYTNNNQDEHTYKNENAVELVAQKVAGFDIIFAGHDHQAVNKFIEGPNKKSVLILDPDNSAKFMAEATIVFTYNEDSKEYEKEISGNLIASNNFIADSAFMATFQSDFEEVKSFVSTKIGIFSKSIDSKESFFGPAAFTDLIHKIQLEITNADISFTAPLSYNSVIDSGEIYIRDMFRLYKYENLLYTMSLSGQEIKDALEYAYGLRFDVMKKRKDHLMLFEDKENEKLRLKNAFYNFESAAGIQYTVDVTKEIGHRVQILSLTDKRIFDPTETYQVAINSYRGQGGGGHLTIGSGIQKDSLADRILTSTEVDLRYLVMKWIEENSPVNPETLNNWKVIPEKYGEAGKKLDWDILF